gtgatttgttttattagatagtattaAAGGtggtagtgtatttattttaagcctTGAAAGATTTATATTGTAAAGTATTTCATTAATGGTATTATAGGTTtattagatgaagatgtttaaattagtgaataaaggagagatgtatttttgatttttcaaaggtagaaagtttaaaggaaaaaatgagtgatttattttaatctatactacttgataaaaattattatactcTCTCCCCCCACATTTTTCAACACACTCTCTCATAAAAATGTACGTCCTCATGCGAAATGACCATTATagccttaatgaattaattatatctcttttatttattactctacttaaaatacctataatatctttaatgaaataatttacaacataaatacATCAACTCCTAAGATCTATATTACTCAtgttacattaattatttttacaatattaaCCATATATACCCCATCACCCGTCACGCCACCATCACTACCGTCGTCGCCACCACACCGCCGTCAATACCACCGCCGTCACATTGTGCGGGTAAAATGCTAGTCAGATAATATAGAAAAACGCATCAGAACAGGACTGAGGATCACACAAAATGCATTGTTAAAAACACAATTCGGAAAACATGTAAAATGATTATAACTAATTCCTTAGCAAAGTAAGACGTAACTGTTTTCCTATTGATCCTATCAACTAAATCGATAATTTATATTAACTAACACTATTACAAATGAAAGTGTGTATAATTTAGCTAAAACTAAACCATGCATAAATGTGGAACACTAAAATATTAAGGGAACAAAACCTAAAAATGATGTGATACATATATctttaatatgttataataaacatGAATCATATAACATATCATGTAAAAGATCATCGAGTTAATGATTATAGAAACGTAGACATATATCTTATGATACgtaaattattaattagtatgttAATTAGCTAATAAACATGAATCATATGACATATTCTCtgtaaaaaagttaataatgaaagaaacataaacataatgTGATACCCAAATCTTTGAAGTTTAATACATAGTATATGTTACATAATAAACacgaatcatatatatatatcatatcatgtAAATGTTAATAGTCcaagaaacataaaaataatgtgacacaaaaatctaaaaatgttccataatatcatatcattgaattaaaaaaacataaacatatataatgtgattgaaactaaatatatattatggattTTAGTAAATATGGATCCTATTTTACACAATCACATACCACGTTTCTCTCATACACACCAACACTATAATCACACACTTGTCTCACTTGTCATCCCCCATGCATTTCATACAAGAAAACTAATCAATCTTAACACAAATtctaatttttctttctttctcacATAGACATACAcctataaacaatatatatacaatatattaattatacatatacgTATACACAAGcccacctatatatataatcatcttAATCTTTAAGTTCTTCACACCTCCCATAACTTCCCACCTTCTTCACAACTACCATTACTTCCCTACTTGTTGGATCTGCTAAAAAATGGcggataataataaaaacataaaaaccaaGGGTAGTTCCGCAACAGAGTCTCATGCACAGACATCGCCTACACTCGGCGAGCTGTTAAAATACGTGGGAGATTGCCAGGGTGTTGGCGATGATGATTCATCATCATCGCCAACACACCATGTGATGGAAATGAGTGAAATAAGCAACGAGCCTCGCTCGTTGCCATTTGTTTTGGCATTTAATAATTTGACGTACAGTGTAAAAGTACGTAGTAAGATGGAGGTTCCGTCCGTGTTTAACGGACGGACAAGGTTAGGGGCTGGTACTGCAGCCCCTACTTCTGGAGAAGCTGTTGGAGGAGAGAGATTGTTTTCCAGatataaagttttattaaacGATATATCTGGACAAGCTAGAGATGGCGAGATACTCGCTGTACTCGGCGCGAGTGGCTCGGGGAAGTCTACGTTGATCGACGCATTGGCTAACCGAATCGCGAAAGATAGTTTGAAAGGGAAAGTAACTCTAAATGGCGAACAATTGGAATCGAGGTTGTTAAAAGTGATTTCAGCTTATGTCATGCAAGATGATTTGTTATTTCCTATGTTAACAGTTGAAGAAACACTTATGTTTGCTGCTGAATTTCGACTTCCTCGAACGTTaacaaaatcgaaaaaaaagTTAAGAGTTCAAGCTTTGATTGATCAATTAGGGCTAAGAAACGCAGCCAAAACTGTTATTGGTGATGAAGGGCATAGAGGAGTTTCGGGTGGTGAAAGACGTCGTGTTTCGATAGGCATTGACATCATTCACGACCCGATTATTCTACTTCTCGACGAGCCGACATCTGGGCTTGATTCGACTAGTGCTTTTATGGTCGTAAAGGTGTTGCAACGTATCGCGCAAAGTGGGAGTATTGTAATTATGTCGATACATCAACCAAGTTATAGGATTCTTGGTTTGATTGATCGTTTGTTGTTTTTGTCACGTGGACAAACAGTTTACAGCGGTTCTCCAAGTAACTTACCCCTGTATTTCTCCGACTTCGGTCATCCTATTCCTGACAAAGAAAACAGGACTGAGTTCGCGTTGGATCTGATACGCGAACTCGAAGGATCACCGGGTGGGACTAAAAGCCTAGTCGAGTTCAACAAGTCATGGCAAGATTTAAAACGTTCTCGAAACCGTTTAACCACGGGTGGAAACGAAACACCTATTCACGGGTTATCGTTAAAAGAAGCCATAAGTGCCAGTATATCTCGAGGCAAATTAGTCTCGGGTGCAGGGGCGAGCAACGACATCAATCCAAATTCATTAGTCCCTACTTATGCAAACCCAATGTGGATGGAACTTTTGGTTTTATCCAAAAGATCGTTCACTAACTCACGAAGAATGCCCGAATTGTTTGGAATTCGGCTCGGTGCAGTTGTTGTAACCGGGTTCATACTCGCGACTATGTTTTGGAATCTCGATAATTCGCCAAAAGGGGTTCAAGAAAGGTTAGGATTTTTCGCGTTTGCGATGTCAACAACGTTCTATACTTGCGCGGATGCTTTGCCAGTGTTTTTACAAGAACGTTATATTTTCATGAGAGAAACGGCTTACAACGCGTATAGACGATCATCATACGTTCTATCTCATTCCCTAGTCGCGATCCCGGCACTCATTTTCTTATCATTTTCGTTCGCGGCTATAACATTTTGGGCCGTGGGACTTGATGGGGGATTTGGTGGTTTTTTGTTCTACTATTTCATAATCTTGGCATCCTTTTGGGCTGGAAGTTCTTTTGTTACATTTTTATCAGGAATAGTCCCTCAAGTTATGCTTGGGTACACTATTGTGGTGGCTATTTTGGCTTATTTCCTCTTATTCAGTGGCTTTTTCATCAACCGTGATCGAATTCCTGGTTACTGGATATGGTTTCACTACATTTCGCTCGTTAAATACCCTTACGAAGCCGTTTTACAAAACGAGTTCCAGGATCCTGTCAAGTGTTTCGTTAGAGGAATACAGATTTTCGATAACAGCCCGTTAAGAGGTATCGATAGCTCGATGAAGATTAAACTGTTACAAAGCATGAGTAACTCACTTGGAGTGAATATCACAAGTAGTACTTGCTTAACTACTGGAGCTGATATTCTAAAACAACAAGGGATCACTGATTTAAGCAAATGGAATTGCTTATGGATAACAGTAGCATGGGGGTTCTTTTTCAGGATACTATTTTACTTTTGCTTGTTGCTTGGAAGCAAAAATAAGAGGAGGTAAAGtgtaaaaagatgaaagttgatgtacttgtaatgaaagttttatatagtttttataagtaattacttttttttataattatttgagaaatgtaatgaaatgaaaataGCTAGCACTAATTAAATTTGGTTAGGTACAAAACTGTTGGAAATTGCAAgtttaattacatatattaattaattgaagtcAAAATCGTTCTAAGTTTTAGGTTACCTACAATCTTTAAATGGCCATTTTCCCTTTTCGTGTTGGGAaattggaaaatcaaaaaagtCATACTCAAAACTTTAGGTTGCCTGCAATCTTGCTTTAAAGTGGCCCAAAAATCCATCTGTTTTGTTACTAGATGGAATATTGTTACaatagatatatagagatattTGTATACAAAAAGTTGTTGATCTATTAAAGATAGATGTACCAAATTAATATCTCAACTTTGACAAATTATGGGAGGAAGTCACTTTAAGTGAGCTAAAAAATGTGGGTAAGACTTGAAAGGAATagacaatatatatgtatacattttaCATCAACAATAGTTGTATATATACGTTTGGGcatgcatttttatttttttgacaacTCAATCATTGTTGCTAAGTGATACGGAGTACATGTTTCGTTTTGCTATTAACAAATAATCAATGGAGTTAACCCACTTGATATAGACTTTTGATCTTAAGGTAAAATCCACAGTTCAATTTTGAATTACTAATTAAGAGAGTTTACAATTAGAGTAAATTTTGTAGCAACAAATTACCCAAATCCGGTATTTTTGTCCTTATATAATTTCAGATAAATATGTACATACATATTTTCTCACGACATATGCGTTGTTGGGCATGAGATCGATCGATCGATCAAAAACCAACTACGTATCTTCTAGTTAAGTAGTTAGTCATCTAGCTTGTCTATCACAATAGTTTAATTTCGATATCTACTAGT
The Erigeron canadensis isolate Cc75 chromosome 2, C_canadensis_v1, whole genome shotgun sequence DNA segment above includes these coding regions:
- the LOC122589597 gene encoding ABC transporter G family member 6-like, whose product is MADNNKNIKTKGSSATESHAQTSPTLGELLKYVGDCQGVGDDDSSSSPTHHVMEMSEISNEPRSLPFVLAFNNLTYSVKVRSKMEVPSVFNGRTRLGAGTAAPTSGEAVGGERLFSRYKVLLNDISGQARDGEILAVLGASGSGKSTLIDALANRIAKDSLKGKVTLNGEQLESRLLKVISAYVMQDDLLFPMLTVEETLMFAAEFRLPRTLTKSKKKLRVQALIDQLGLRNAAKTVIGDEGHRGVSGGERRRVSIGIDIIHDPIILLLDEPTSGLDSTSAFMVVKVLQRIAQSGSIVIMSIHQPSYRILGLIDRLLFLSRGQTVYSGSPSNLPLYFSDFGHPIPDKENRTEFALDLIRELEGSPGGTKSLVEFNKSWQDLKRSRNRLTTGGNETPIHGLSLKEAISASISRGKLVSGAGASNDINPNSLVPTYANPMWMELLVLSKRSFTNSRRMPELFGIRLGAVVVTGFILATMFWNLDNSPKGVQERLGFFAFAMSTTFYTCADALPVFLQERYIFMRETAYNAYRRSSYVLSHSLVAIPALIFLSFSFAAITFWAVGLDGGFGGFLFYYFIILASFWAGSSFVTFLSGIVPQVMLGYTIVVAILAYFLLFSGFFINRDRIPGYWIWFHYISLVKYPYEAVLQNEFQDPVKCFVRGIQIFDNSPLRGIDSSMKIKLLQSMSNSLGVNITSSTCLTTGADILKQQGITDLSKWNCLWITVAWGFFFRILFYFCLLLGSKNKRR